In a genomic window of Coprococcus eutactus:
- a CDS encoding midas domain-containing protein, translated as MSTGISMSSVNKIKELADNGDYSLALDILEHQDLSKSLSPQFIRICGEVYYENGRYADARAALVRAHSMAPAGNKIIYSIIKLYLSMGFRKQAEHYFEIYRFNQESKDAGTYRIEYMIAKAYHKPVNELYSILVSANDVETSEEWDYEMLLLHAYIRNKDKFDSAAIEFKAKYRNSARLSTLDSLIENTESLESKVYIFPCEDRNDDDPEQEEIREFEKKILDEDDLKIHPKDAKIMIMVEDDAPVTSSMKFKQMWVRSKDKKEHKKELRREETEEENKKDKKRSHGLWGIMSKKEEELVDKEMQDILSENMDKEKLLGEVVTSKAGELESAHVDEKTVSETSAVSETESSEMKSGNDESGASQDMTEMSSYNISAEDSAVYNAEDEEGERALNGEPDEQEDLFVIEEEPEEVVMVDADLMTEESDEPEPEENDKTDSISEETFDPEFSDEDDDLFFVAENDISVSEELQTENTSETDILESDMPEFDDLDSDEPGSDTSDEEITGIVENENFEPEKSDTDIKEPEEPEVLEVSEVSDIEETESFDFDKALETLEKFEVDVNEDFEIDQKLDNIDDDDNDSESETSSMMEYGIDAEQEMVKDEPEVWEIEQGEESFEENPEAEFADEMAESEFEYEVDVDADIENEISVEETEPVSENEDYEIPSENIHEPSEEHQEDLEEPVREERSFRRYQSEKTRYAEFPVFKSSLFPDYNTDGAKLYEVGNGKNLKMGEQIETEEAKITENLQKEEDLIGETDRLLARLGIRFQTEFKSILDFGAEGDEDTGETDGENGPNAGGTRDARDSEDSDEKSEVDNIEKPFNEKIDKDSKKEKKYFKLKG; from the coding sequence ATGAGTACTGGAATTAGTATGTCAAGTGTTAATAAGATAAAAGAACTTGCTGATAATGGTGATTACAGTCTTGCTCTTGATATACTTGAACATCAGGATCTGTCAAAATCTCTCAGTCCTCAGTTTATAAGGATTTGTGGTGAAGTATATTATGAGAATGGTCGCTATGCAGATGCGCGAGCAGCTTTGGTAAGAGCTCACTCAATGGCGCCGGCTGGCAACAAGATCATTTATTCTATCATAAAGCTGTATCTTTCTATGGGGTTTAGAAAGCAGGCGGAGCATTACTTTGAGATATACAGATTCAATCAGGAGAGTAAAGATGCTGGTACATACAGAATAGAATACATGATAGCGAAGGCATATCATAAGCCTGTGAATGAACTTTACAGCATTCTGGTGTCAGCTAATGACGTGGAGACATCGGAGGAGTGGGATTATGAGATGCTGCTTCTTCATGCCTATATACGCAACAAAGACAAATTTGATTCGGCGGCGATAGAGTTTAAAGCAAAATATAGAAATTCTGCAAGACTTTCTACATTGGATAGTCTTATAGAGAATACAGAATCCCTGGAATCAAAGGTGTATATTTTTCCTTGTGAAGACAGGAACGATGACGATCCGGAGCAGGAAGAAATCAGAGAATTCGAGAAAAAGATCCTTGATGAGGATGATTTGAAGATACATCCTAAGGATGCTAAAATCATGATCATGGTGGAAGATGATGCTCCTGTCACTAGTTCCATGAAGTTTAAGCAGATGTGGGTAAGATCTAAGGACAAAAAGGAACATAAGAAGGAACTGAGAAGGGAAGAGACAGAGGAAGAAAATAAAAAGGATAAGAAAAGATCCCATGGATTGTGGGGAATAATGTCCAAAAAAGAAGAAGAACTTGTGGACAAGGAGATGCAGGATATCTTGTCTGAGAATATGGATAAAGAAAAACTCCTTGGTGAAGTCGTGACTAGCAAGGCGGGTGAGTTGGAATCCGCACATGTTGATGAGAAAACAGTTTCTGAAACATCTGCTGTTTCAGAAACGGAAAGCTCTGAAATGAAATCTGGAAATGATGAGTCAGGCGCATCGCAAGATATGACAGAGATGTCTTCGTATAACATATCAGCCGAGGACTCGGCTGTGTATAATGCAGAAGATGAAGAAGGCGAAAGAGCTTTGAATGGCGAACCGGATGAACAGGAGGACCTCTTTGTTATAGAGGAGGAGCCGGAAGAAGTTGTGATGGTAGATGCAGATCTTATGACAGAAGAAAGCGATGAGCCGGAGCCAGAAGAAAATGATAAAACGGACAGTATATCTGAGGAAACGTTTGATCCGGAATTTTCCGATGAAGACGATGATTTGTTCTTTGTAGCGGAAAACGATATTAGCGTTTCAGAGGAGCTACAGACGGAGAATACGTCAGAGACGGATATTTTGGAATCTGATATGCCGGAATTTGATGATTTAGATTCTGATGAGCCAGGATCCGATACGTCAGATGAAGAAATAACGGGTATTGTTGAAAATGAAAATTTTGAACCTGAAAAATCGGATACAGATATAAAAGAACCTGAAGAGCCAGAAGTATTAGAAGTATCAGAAGTATCAGATATAGAAGAGACGGAGTCTTTTGATTTTGATAAAGCACTTGAGACTCTTGAAAAGTTTGAGGTTGATGTCAATGAAGATTTTGAGATTGATCAGAAACTTGACAATATAGATGACGATGACAATGATTCTGAATCTGAAACTAGCTCCATGATGGAATATGGGATAGATGCTGAACAGGAAATGGTGAAAGATGAGCCTGAAGTTTGGGAGATAGAGCAGGGGGAAGAAAGCTTTGAAGAGAATCCTGAAGCCGAATTCGCAGATGAGATGGCAGAATCCGAATTTGAATATGAAGTTGATGTTGACGCAGATATCGAAAATGAGATATCAGTGGAAGAAACTGAGCCTGTCTCAGAAAATGAAGATTATGAGATTCCATCAGAGAATATCCATGAACCATCCGAAGAACATCAGGAAGATTTAGAAGAACCAGTTCGGGAAGAGCGTTCGTTCAGAAGATATCAATCAGAGAAGACAAGATATGCCGAGTTCCCTGTTTTTAAGAGTAGTTTGTTTCCAGATTACAATACGGATGGAGCAAAACTGTATGAGGTGGGAAATGGCAAAAATCTAAAGATGGGTGAGCAGATAGAAACTGAGGAAGCCAAGATAACGGAGAACCTTCAAAAAGAAGAGGATCTCATAGGTGAAACCGATAGGTTGCTGGCAAGACTTGGGATCAGATTTCAAACAGAATTTAAGTCTATTCTTGACTTCGGTGCGGAAGGTGATGAGGACACTGGTGAAACAGATGGAGAGAATGGTCCGAATGCTGGCGGCACTAGAGATGCCAGAGATTCAGAAGATTCTGATGAAAAATCCGAAGTCGATAACATAGAAAAACCATTCAATGAGAAGATAGATAAGGATAGTAAAAAGGAAAAGAAATATTTTAAGTTGAAAGGTTAA
- a CDS encoding rhomboid family intramembrane serine protease: protein MIQIIKSLQERGYRQLNPDSNNVYGRVDGDVVYVVVIGSNRNLDADSLKKFNDKIIIELSINSHKKVNILNILITPNGMFDDMTKKIVENVENVWLFTEDYGKLYVFENQPTDFDSLYDVIDKKTVVDNRRSQHNLMRMFGVVTPIFLLMNILVYLACVYIYQPTELAVNVYAISEKRQYYRFLTSMFTHFGITHLLGNMVILIALGARIENIIGRLNYVIVYIVTGLAAAFASYINFFCNDIYDYSAGASGAIFGLLGVLVVIAFYNKGRVKDLSLMNMIILFILTLVDGLMSEGIDNVAHAAGFMAGILAGIVLLLVNQKVVKNSWL, encoded by the coding sequence ATGATTCAGATCATAAAAAGCTTACAGGAGAGAGGGTACAGACAACTGAACCCTGATTCAAATAACGTATACGGCAGAGTCGATGGCGATGTCGTATACGTTGTTGTTATAGGTAGCAATAGAAATCTTGATGCGGATTCATTAAAAAAGTTCAATGATAAGATAATTATTGAACTATCGATCAATTCACATAAGAAAGTGAATATTCTGAATATTCTCATCACTCCAAATGGTATGTTTGATGACATGACAAAGAAGATAGTCGAAAATGTGGAAAATGTATGGTTATTTACAGAAGATTATGGAAAACTGTATGTGTTTGAGAACCAGCCGACAGATTTTGATTCGCTCTATGATGTGATCGATAAAAAAACGGTGGTGGATAACCGTAGATCCCAGCATAATCTGATGAGAATGTTTGGCGTTGTGACACCGATATTTCTGTTGATGAATATTTTGGTATATCTTGCATGTGTGTATATTTATCAACCCACTGAGTTGGCTGTAAACGTGTATGCAATATCAGAGAAAAGACAATATTACAGATTTTTGACATCCATGTTTACACATTTTGGAATAACACATCTATTGGGCAATATGGTCATTTTGATCGCGCTCGGCGCGAGAATCGAGAACATAATAGGCAGGCTTAATTATGTCATAGTCTATATTGTCACAGGTCTTGCAGCTGCATTTGCATCATATATTAACTTTTTTTGTAATGATATATATGATTATTCGGCAGGTGCGTCCGGAGCAATATTCGGTCTCCTGGGAGTGCTTGTTGTCATAGCGTTTTACAATAAGGGGCGGGTGAAGGATCTGTCGCTTATGAATATGATTATATTATTTATTCTGACGCTGGTTGACGGACTGATGTCGGAAGGCATTGATAATGTTGCCCATGCAGCGGGATTTATGGCTGGAATACTGGCTGGGATCGTCCTTTTGCTGGTCAATCAAAAGGTTGTAAAGAATAGCTGGTTATGA
- a CDS encoding heavy metal-binding domain-containing protein, with product MKEVLITSGTSFEGYEIVDYGTYKFTQTIINSNFLKDLGTSIADIATDRRDVYQEKIDEILNETIKNFKEMVGESNYNAVVGFTTGVEVYTNNVTAVVASGTLVSITPVYKSEFEKSNFIRKELYVRNYYDLLVPRASKVVLASEGKGTKVSVWFNNYNNDDILALKAELQFTNIYGDNITLPDVDFTFDKTNLNLLKSDFVECKLPDRYIKLISSAKVYIKKYVKSSGVYEIDADSIGIEMSESKFRALKVKKGIDAVANYKSDGLVWTCNCGHVNEGGSEECTICGRKQDDMKNSITFNYEPMVEEMKTKEYVIEIKDVLMKYIKDIDASLRMQLLEIMESGINYEKTRGSMKDSVIEKVENLFLGL from the coding sequence ATGAAGGAAGTTTTAATTACATCGGGAACAAGCTTTGAGGGCTACGAGATCGTTGATTACGGAACATATAAGTTCACCCAGACGATTATTAACTCTAATTTTTTGAAGGATTTAGGAACATCTATCGCCGATATAGCAACTGACAGACGTGACGTTTATCAGGAGAAGATAGATGAGATCCTTAATGAGACTATCAAGAATTTTAAAGAAATGGTCGGTGAGAGCAACTACAATGCGGTCGTTGGTTTCACAACGGGGGTTGAAGTTTATACAAACAATGTTACGGCTGTTGTTGCCAGTGGAACACTTGTAAGTATCACACCGGTATATAAGTCTGAGTTTGAGAAGAGTAATTTTATCAGGAAAGAACTCTATGTACGTAACTACTATGATCTTCTGGTGCCGAGAGCGTCGAAGGTAGTGCTTGCATCGGAGGGTAAGGGAACAAAGGTTTCAGTGTGGTTTAACAACTATAACAATGACGATATACTTGCACTCAAGGCTGAATTACAGTTTACCAACATATACGGAGATAATATCACACTTCCGGATGTGGATTTTACATTTGACAAGACAAATCTCAATCTGCTCAAGTCGGATTTTGTAGAGTGCAAGCTCCCGGATAGATATATCAAGCTTATATCTTCGGCTAAGGTATACATCAAGAAGTATGTTAAGAGCAGTGGAGTATACGAGATCGATGCTGATTCTATCGGAATTGAGATGTCAGAGAGCAAGTTTAGGGCACTCAAGGTTAAGAAGGGTATTGATGCGGTAGCAAACTACAAGTCAGATGGCCTTGTATGGACGTGTAATTGCGGACATGTAAATGAAGGCGGTTCTGAGGAGTGTACTATCTGTGGAAGAAAACAGGATGATATGAAGAATTCTATTACTTTCAATTATGAACCTATGGTTGAGGAGATGAAGACCAAAGAGTATGTAATTGAAATTAAGGATGTTCTTATGAAATATATCAAGGATATTGACGCAAGCCTGAGAATGCAGCTCCTTGAGATTATGGAATCTGGAATAAATTATGAGAAGACAAGGGGATCTATGAAGGACTCAGTTATTGAGAAGGTGGAGAATCTTTTCCTTGGCTTATAA
- a CDS encoding dihydrofolate reductase, producing MKFIAAVDNNWAIGNKGSLLVRISEDQKNFRKETMGHVVVLGRKTLEEFPGGRPLKGRTNIILSTNPDYTVQDAVVVHSIDELFEKLSEYESDDIFIIGGQTVYDVLIPYCDTGIVTKIDKSYEADAFIQNLDEMDNWHVENERSGTEPNDVNITFVTYKNSESLYKK from the coding sequence ATGAAGTTTATAGCAGCGGTTGATAATAACTGGGCGATTGGCAATAAAGGAAGTCTTCTTGTCAGAATATCAGAGGATCAGAAGAATTTCAGAAAAGAGACAATGGGACATGTAGTGGTTTTGGGAAGAAAGACTCTTGAGGAATTTCCCGGAGGAAGACCACTAAAGGGAAGAACCAATATTATACTTAGCACAAATCCAGATTATACAGTACAGGATGCAGTTGTGGTACATTCCATTGACGAATTGTTTGAAAAATTGTCAGAATATGAGTCTGATGATATATTTATAATAGGCGGACAAACAGTGTATGATGTTCTGATCCCATACTGTGACACGGGCATTGTTACCAAAATAGACAAAAGTTATGAAGCAGATGCATTTATTCAGAATCTTGACGAGATGGATAACTGGCATGTGGAGAATGAGAGATCTGGCACTGAGCCAAACGATGTGAATATCACATTTGTCACATATAAGAACAGTGAGTCTCTGTACAAAAAGTAA
- the thyA gene encoding thymidylate synthase → MSLADELFINMCSDIIENGYSTEGEKVRPKWEDGSYAYTIKKFGVVNRYDLSKEFPAITLRKTYIKSAIDELLWIWQKKSNNVHDLKSHIWDSWADENGSIGKAYGYQLGVKHQYKEGMMDQVDRLLYDLKNNPYSRRMMTNIYVHQDLHEMNLYPCAYSMTFNVTGDRLNAILNQRSQDVLTANNWNVVQYAALVYMIAQVTGFKPGELVHVIADAHIYDRHIPLVKELIKRPTYPAPKVILNPDVKDFYDFTVDDFTIEDYVTGPQIKNIPVAI, encoded by the coding sequence ATGAGTTTAGCAGATGAGCTTTTTATAAATATGTGTAGCGATATCATTGAAAATGGATATAGCACAGAGGGGGAAAAGGTAAGACCGAAGTGGGAGGATGGAAGTTACGCTTACACCATAAAGAAGTTTGGCGTTGTTAATAGGTATGATCTGTCTAAGGAGTTTCCGGCAATCACACTCAGAAAGACATATATAAAGTCTGCGATAGATGAATTGTTATGGATATGGCAGAAGAAATCAAACAATGTCCATGATCTGAAGAGCCACATCTGGGACAGTTGGGCAGATGAGAATGGATCGATAGGAAAAGCGTATGGATACCAGCTAGGTGTAAAACATCAGTATAAAGAAGGAATGATGGATCAGGTGGACAGGCTTCTGTACGATCTGAAGAATAACCCATACAGCAGAAGAATGATGACCAATATATATGTCCATCAGGATCTTCATGAGATGAACCTATATCCATGTGCGTACAGTATGACATTCAATGTTACAGGTGACAGACTGAATGCGATACTCAATCAGCGCTCACAGGATGTCCTCACCGCAAATAACTGGAATGTGGTACAGTATGCCGCTCTTGTTTATATGATAGCGCAGGTGACAGGATTTAAACCGGGGGAACTTGTTCATGTCATAGCGGATGCGCATATTTATGACAGACATATACCACTTGTAAAGGAATTGATAAAGAGACCTACATATCCGGCACCGAAGGTTATACTCAATCCGGATGTCAAGGATTTCTATGATTTTACTGTGGATGATTTCACTATAGAGGATTATGTTACCGGACCTCAGATCAAAAACATTCCTGTAGCAATATAA
- a CDS encoding helix-turn-helix domain-containing protein, giving the protein MEYNATNPLPSLLKHFRKKAGLTQTDVATALSMSRSGYANYEEGRNIPNIEQTLQLSELLHHDLLYAYTLSSRYMRARSNRSRQMVMESDTYLAAIKTNENMAALMTNYQMLGTKDKMLVDKFVESLAAKTNKPTDITSDNEQT; this is encoded by the coding sequence ATGGAATACAACGCAACCAATCCTCTCCCATCACTTCTGAAACATTTTAGAAAGAAGGCAGGGCTTACTCAGACAGATGTAGCCACCGCACTATCCATGTCCAGATCAGGGTATGCAAACTACGAAGAAGGACGCAATATACCAAACATAGAACAGACACTACAGCTTTCTGAACTTCTGCATCACGATCTCTTATACGCATATACCTTGTCATCGAGATATATGCGGGCACGTTCCAACAGATCCAGACAAATGGTCATGGAATCCGACACATACCTCGCCGCCATCAAGACAAACGAGAACATGGCAGCCCTCATGACAAATTATCAGATGCTAGGGACAAAGGACAAAATGCTGGTGGACAAATTTGTTGAAAGTCTCGCAGCCAAAACAAATAAACCGACTGACATCACATCAGACAACGAACAGACATAA
- a CDS encoding helix-turn-helix domain-containing protein — protein sequence MESKRKRESSGIGKPDKTNISEISKILNSSLSDNNDKNTSIASAFRSMRTGRGLTQAEMAAFLEISTPAYSHYERGDRIPDMVNLIKVSNLFCINISYLLLLSCIDAARKNGYSTSDVFRAYGHGQTLPEEEAEILSSCSKLSPENRENLRIFLKSAVSIS from the coding sequence ATGGAAAGCAAAAGAAAACGAGAATCATCAGGAATAGGAAAACCTGACAAAACAAACATTTCAGAAATATCAAAAATACTCAACAGTTCACTCAGTGACAACAATGACAAAAATACCTCTATCGCCAGCGCATTCAGATCAATGCGAACCGGCAGAGGTCTTACACAGGCTGAGATGGCTGCTTTTTTAGAGATATCCACCCCTGCCTACTCTCACTATGAGAGAGGAGACAGAATACCTGATATGGTAAATCTGATCAAGGTTTCAAACCTGTTCTGTATAAATATCAGCTATCTGCTACTCTTGTCCTGCATAGATGCCGCAAGAAAAAACGGCTACAGCACAAGCGATGTATTCAGAGCATACGGTCATGGTCAGACACTGCCCGAAGAGGAGGCCGAGATCCTGTCGAGTTGCAGTAAGCTCTCGCCTGAAAACAGGGAAAATCTGCGTATTTTCCTCAAATCTGCCGTCAGTATATCATAA
- a CDS encoding TIGR01212 family radical SAM protein (This family includes YhcC from E. coli K-12, an uncharacterized radical SAM protein.), producing the protein MKLYTANDYIRDTFGEKLYKISLNAGTTCPNRDGTVGIGGCIFCSASGSGDFSENAELDINSQIERAKMRIAGKCRCKRFIAYFQSFTNTYGDPETLRRKFLAAAKRDDIAAVSIASRPDCFGPEILEIINEVRTIKPVWIELGLQTSNDRTAKLINRCYTLDEYDKTMNNLKRLDVHVVVHMIIGLPGETKQDMISTVRYIADSGADGIKLQLLHVLKNTVLEKMYINGEFDVLTFEEYADILCDCLMELPPDMVVHRFTGDGPKKILVAPMWSADKKMVLNRLNRIVSDL; encoded by the coding sequence GTGAAGTTATATACCGCAAACGACTATATACGAGATACATTTGGTGAAAAATTATATAAGATATCATTGAATGCGGGAACGACATGCCCGAATCGTGATGGAACGGTGGGGATAGGTGGATGTATATTCTGTAGTGCAAGCGGATCCGGAGATTTCTCCGAGAATGCCGAGTTGGACATAAATAGTCAGATAGAACGTGCGAAGATGCGTATTGCCGGCAAATGCAGATGTAAGAGATTCATAGCATATTTTCAGTCGTTTACGAATACATATGGTGATCCGGAAACGCTTAGAAGGAAATTTCTTGCGGCGGCAAAAAGAGACGACATAGCAGCGGTATCTATAGCGTCAAGACCTGATTGTTTCGGACCGGAGATACTTGAGATAATAAATGAGGTGAGGACAATCAAGCCGGTATGGATAGAACTAGGTTTACAGACTTCTAACGATAGGACTGCAAAGCTTATAAACAGATGTTATACTCTAGATGAATATGATAAGACCATGAATAATCTGAAGAGGTTGGATGTCCACGTTGTAGTTCATATGATAATAGGGCTTCCTGGTGAGACAAAACAGGATATGATATCCACCGTCCGCTATATAGCGGACAGTGGAGCCGACGGCATAAAGCTCCAGCTTCTGCATGTACTAAAGAATACAGTTCTTGAGAAAATGTACATAAATGGTGAATTTGATGTGCTGACTTTTGAAGAGTATGCAGATATACTGTGTGACTGCCTCATGGAGCTGCCGCCGGACATGGTTGTTCACAGATTTACCGGCGACGGACCTAAAAAGATACTTGTGGCTCCGATGTGGAGCGCTGATAAAAAGATGGTCCTGAACCGTTTGAACAGGATAGTGTCTGATTTATGA
- a CDS encoding putative manganese-dependent inorganic diphosphatase, whose product MHNVPTDEVFVIGHKNPDTDSICSAIAYAHLKNQHENKFIPKRAGNINKETQFVLDYFGVKSPELVSNVNVQVKDIAYRIVDGVSGNITMKRAFEIMQDNDATTLPVVSGDKIKGIITVGDIAEAYMLEKDDNSLYIAKTRFSHIIDTINGELVYGDADEYVKDGRVIVGAAQVDILERHVKENDIVIVSDRVEAQLAAINCGASMLIVCLVNSISDVVLEFAKNKGCAVVVTPTDTYAVARLIGQSMPIGFFMIRDHIMTFYEDDDIDTLKTTMAKTRVRYFPVTDGYGNYKGLVSRRNYINARKKQLILVDHNERTQSVDGVENAEILEIIDHHRIANIETMNPVYFRNQPLGCTATIIYQMYREQNVKIDKKIAGLLCSAILSDTLAFKSPTCTFIDEAAAKELARLAEIDIYEFAMEMFDAGSNLKDKTMEEILHQDFKKFDIGDMVVAVGQINSVNEKEIERIKKDMGDYLSGYMESGCDVVMFAMTNILQEGSGIICVGAGADELCTKAFGVQLDDGYAYLPGVVSRKKQIVPALVKATHQI is encoded by the coding sequence ATGCATAATGTACCTACAGATGAAGTGTTTGTTATAGGTCATAAGAACCCGGATACGGATTCGATATGTTCTGCTATAGCGTATGCCCATCTGAAAAATCAGCATGAGAACAAATTTATACCAAAGAGAGCCGGAAATATAAACAAAGAGACACAGTTTGTGCTTGATTATTTCGGCGTGAAATCTCCTGAACTTGTCAGTAATGTAAATGTTCAGGTCAAGGATATTGCCTACAGAATCGTAGATGGTGTTTCAGGGAATATCACTATGAAGAGAGCGTTTGAGATAATGCAGGATAATGATGCCACCACCCTTCCTGTTGTGAGCGGAGACAAGATCAAGGGAATTATAACAGTAGGGGATATAGCGGAAGCGTATATGCTGGAGAAGGACGATAATTCCCTGTATATAGCAAAAACACGTTTCTCCCATATAATAGATACTATAAACGGTGAACTTGTGTACGGTGATGCTGATGAATATGTGAAGGACGGAAGAGTGATCGTCGGGGCTGCCCAGGTCGATATTCTTGAGCGGCATGTCAAGGAAAATGACATAGTCATAGTGAGTGACAGAGTTGAGGCACAGCTTGCGGCCATAAACTGTGGTGCCAGCATGCTCATAGTCTGTCTTGTGAACAGTATATCAGATGTCGTTCTTGAATTTGCAAAGAATAAGGGATGTGCGGTTGTTGTGACGCCTACGGATACCTATGCAGTTGCCAGACTTATCGGACAGAGTATGCCTATAGGATTCTTTATGATAAGAGATCACATCATGACATTCTATGAGGATGATGATATAGACACCCTTAAGACTACCATGGCAAAGACCAGGGTAAGATATTTCCCTGTAACGGACGGCTATGGCAACTATAAGGGGCTTGTCTCGAGGCGTAACTACATCAATGCCAGAAAGAAGCAGCTCATCCTTGTGGATCACAATGAGAGGACGCAGTCCGTTGACGGTGTGGAGAATGCAGAGATACTCGAGATTATTGATCACCACAGAATCGCAAATATAGAGACTATGAATCCTGTTTATTTCAGAAATCAGCCACTTGGATGTACTGCCACGATAATCTATCAGATGTACAGGGAGCAAAATGTCAAAATAGACAAGAAGATAGCGGGATTACTCTGTTCAGCGATTCTGTCTGATACCCTTGCGTTCAAATCACCGACATGTACATTTATCGATGAGGCTGCAGCGAAAGAACTGGCGAGGCTTGCAGAGATAGATATATACGAGTTTGCTATGGAGATGTTCGATGCTGGAAGCAACCTCAAGGATAAGACTATGGAAGAGATACTCCATCAGGATTTCAAGAAGTTTGATATAGGAGATATGGTCGTTGCTGTTGGACAGATCAATTCTGTAAATGAGAAAGAGATAGAAAGAATAAAAAAAGATATGGGCGACTATCTAAGCGGTTATATGGAATCTGGATGTGACGTAGTAATGTTTGCCATGACAAATATCCTCCAGGAGGGATCTGGTATAATCTGTGTTGGGGCCGGGGCTGATGAGCTCTGCACAAAAGCATTTGGCGTTCAGCTTGATGATGGATATGCATATCTTCCAGGGGTGGTTTCGAGGAAGAAACAGATAGTTCCGGCACTGGTTAAAGCTACCCATCAGATATAA